The genomic DNA TACGGGCGAAGGTTTTGCGGGAACCATCGAATTTTTTCCCGAAGAGGGAAAATATCATCTGGACGGGCACCGCAACTGCAATCTGCGATTGACGCCGCAACAAACGCGCGACTTAGGCGGACGTTGCCCGATCTGCGGCAAAAAGATCACGATCGGCGTGCTGAACCGACTGGAACAACTCGCCGTGCGCGGGGAGGACTACCTTCCCGAAAGGGCGGTCCCCTTCGAACATCTCCTTCCCCTGCCCGAAGTGATCTCCGCGTCACTGGGAATCTCCGCGGGCGGCGACAAGACCGACCGCGTATATCGCAAACTTTTGAAAGATCTGGGCACGGAGGCGGATATCCTAAGACTTCGCACTCTTTCCGATATCAAAACGTCGGGCGGCGAGCGCATTGCCGAAGGCGTCAAAAGACTGCGCGAGGGCCGCGTCATCAAGACGGCGGGTTTCGACGGCGAATACGGCAAGATCGGACTGTTCACGCCCGACGAACTGAAAAATTCCAGCGGGCAACTCTCCTTTTTGGACGAGATCCCCCTTGCAGTGACCGAATGCGAGCCGACCGTACAAAAAAACGTACGGCAGGAGCAAGAGATCCTCGACGAGGCGACAAGACCGAAATCCATAAACGCCGAGCAGTTATCGGCAGCGACAGGCAAAGCGCGCGTCATCGCAGTCATTGCGGGCCCCGGGACAGGCAAGACCTTTACGTTGGTGGAGCGGATCGCGCGGCTGGTGGAGCGCGGAGTCAGACCCGAAGAGATCACCGCCGTAACGTTTACGGTACGCGCCGCCGCGGAAATGCGGGAGAGGCTTTCGGCAAAAATCAAAAGGGCCGCGGACAAAATCACCGTGGGCACGTTCCATTCTATCTGTTATTCTTATTTAAAGGACGAATACACGCTCGCCGACCGCGCTTTTTTGCTGAAAACTTCTGAAAAAGTCGTCAAGGAATTCGGCTTGAAACTCACCCCGCAGAAATTTATCAATCTTGTTTCCGCGCATAAAAACGGCAAAACCACCGAATTCGCACAGGTGATCGCGGCGTATAATGCTTATCTTGCCGAAGCGGGCGCGCTCGACTTCGACGACCTCATCGCAAAGGCGCTCGAACGCGACTTTGCGGGAAAGCAGTTCCGCTATCTGCACGTGGACGAATTTCAGGATATCAACCCTGCCCAATACGAGTTGATACGCCGCTGGATGGGCACGAACGGCAATCTTTTCGCCATCGGCGATCCCGATCAGGCGATCTATTCTTTCCGCGGCGCGGCGTCAAACTGTTTTTCGCGTCTCTTGGGTGATTACCCCGATGCGGAGGTCGTTCGGCTCAAAGAAAACTACCGCTCCACGCCAGAAGTGCTCTCCTGCGCCATGCACGTGATCTCGCACAACGCGGGCGAACGCGCCCTTACGCCCATGCTGAGATCGGGCGCGCCCGTGCGGCTCGTCGAATGCGCGTCCGAACTGTCCGAGGGAATATTCATCGCCAAAGAAATCGCGAAGATGACGGGCGGGCTGGATATGCTCGGCAAAGGCCGCGAGGAAAAATTGCGTTCGTTCGGAGAGATCGCCGTGCTCGCGCGCACACATCGGCAGTTAAACGCCATCGAGCGCTGTCTGCGTCACGACGATATCCCCTGCGTTTCCTCTGCAAAGACGGATTTTTTAGAGGCGCCCGAAGTGAGCGGCACGCTCGCGTTCTTCGCTTCTCTGTTATCCCCGAATGAAAAAACTTTGGCGCGCGCAGCGGAATTCGTCGGTGCGGAAAATATGGAAGCGCTTACAAATGCGTTCCTGCCCCATATCAAAGGCAGACCGCGCAAAGTGCTCGCGCTCTGGCGCGAACGGATGCACCTTTCTTCCGCCGCGTTCGAATCGCTCGTCGCCGCCGCGCACTATGCGGATATGCGCGAATTCCTCGACGCGACGTTTTTGGGAAGAGAGGGCGACGTGCTCGTAACCGAGGGAAACGCCGCCGCGGGCGCGGTGCGATTAACGACGCTGCACGGCGCAAAGGGACTGGAATTTCCCGTCGTGTTCCTCTCGGGGCTGACAGAAAAAGCGCTGCCGCTGGAAACGGCCGAGGGAACGGATATCGAAGAAGAGCGCCGTCTCTTTTACGTAGGGCTCACGCGGGCGAGCGAAGAGCTGATCCTCACCTGCCGCGCTCCGCATTCTTTGTTCCTCCCTGAACTTCCCGCCTCCCTGAAAAAAGAACAAGCCGTCGAACGCCCCCAATATCAGCAACTTTCCATGTTTTAATTTTGCAAATAAAAAGGAACGGTATTTACCGTTCCTTTTTTTTAATGCACGTCGGAGCCTATTTCGGCGCCTTCGGCGGTGAGAACTTTACTCGTACCGTCCTCATTGACGGCGGCGAGCAGCATGCCTTCCGACATTTCGTTCGCGAATTTATGCGGGGCGAGGTTGACGAGCACGACGATCTGCCTGCCGACGAGTTCGTCGGGCGTGTAATCGTCTGCGAGCGAAGACACGATGGTCCGCTCGCCCATGCCGTCGTGCACGACGATCTTATACAACTTGTTCGCCTTGCGCATCGCCTTGCAGGAAAGCACCTTGCACACGCGCAGATCGAGTTTCGCAAAGTCGTCCAATTGGATCTGCGGCTTGACGGGCGAAGGCGCCTGCACGTATTTCTCTTCGACAGACTCGCACTTTTCTTCTTCGGCAACCACCTCTTCCGCCGCGTCGGGATCTTCCGATTCGGGCAGGGAAAAGTCGAACAGTTTCAGATAGCGCTGCGCCTCTACCGCAAACAGATACAGATACAGGCGCGGACCCTTATCGCGGGAGATCATCAGATTGTACACGTGCCTGAAAAACGCGCTTTGCAGGCCTTTGAGCCTGTCCATATCCTCCGCCGCGTCGGGGAATACACGCTTGGGAATAGCGTACAATTCGTCGCGCACGGAATCGAGCGTATAGCCGCCCTTTGAAAGGTAATCGTGCAGCATCTTGATCTCCGCGCGCTCGCTCTCGTCGAGATCGCGGTAATACTTCCAGTTGCGCTTGGAATTGATGATGTATTCGTTTTCGGGCGCGCACGTTTTCAGCCAGAATCTGGCGATGGCGAAACGCTCCGCGAATTCCTCTTTTTTATACGGCGTGCCGATTTTGGTAAAGAGCGCCTCCATCAGGTCGGGATTGAAGTCCACCACGCTGCCGAGTTCTACGAGTTGCGTCATGGGAACGGTATCGATCTTGCGGCCCGCCACTTCGCAGTTTTCCATGATGCGGGCGACGGTTTCATTCGCGGTGCCGTTCTTGTACGCCGTATAGCACTTATCGAACTCGAAATACTGGCGCAATATTTCATCGCTCAGACAGAAATCGAAGGCTTTGAGGGGTTCGGTCTTGGAATACAGCCACAAAATGACTTCGGGCTGATAAAGTTTCAAAAGAAATTCGGGCGTCATGTTGAGGCCGCTGGACCCCGACATTTTGCCGACGTTGATATTGCCCTTGATACCAATGAATTCGTATCCCTGAAAGAGAGGCGCGCGGTAGCCGAAGATCCCCTTGGAAACATCCTTTGCGGTGTCGTAGGAACCGTTTTTCGAGGCGTGATCCTTGCCGCCCGGCTCGAAATCCACGCCCTCGTGCATCCAGCGCATGGGCCAGTCTACCTTCCAGGGCAGTTTGCAGTTGAAATCCTTGGTAAAGTCGAAATCGCCCTCATAGCCGCACTCGCAAGTAAAATGCGCCTTGGTGCAGTCCTC from Candidatus Borkfalkia ceftriaxoniphila includes the following:
- a CDS encoding UvrD-helicase domain-containing protein, whose amino-acid sequence is MYIADLHIHSKYSRATSKNGDLPNLDLWARRKGISLVGTGDFTHPAWREEMENALIPAEEGLYRLKENLRLADFCDFSVSPRFVISGEISCIYKQDGKVRKVHNVILLPSLDAAERLALKLEAIGNIHSDGRPILGLSSKDLLAITLDVCPDAVFIPAHIWTPHFSLFGAFSGFDTIEECFGDLSPHIRALETGLSSDPLMNRRVAMLDGYTMISNSDAHSPSKLGRECNLLDTEISYPALKRALDTGEGFAGTIEFFPEEGKYHLDGHRNCNLRLTPQQTRDLGGRCPICGKKITIGVLNRLEQLAVRGEDYLPERAVPFEHLLPLPEVISASLGISAGGDKTDRVYRKLLKDLGTEADILRLRTLSDIKTSGGERIAEGVKRLREGRVIKTAGFDGEYGKIGLFTPDELKNSSGQLSFLDEIPLAVTECEPTVQKNVRQEQEILDEATRPKSINAEQLSAATGKARVIAVIAGPGTGKTFTLVERIARLVERGVRPEEITAVTFTVRAAAEMRERLSAKIKRAADKITVGTFHSICYSYLKDEYTLADRAFLLKTSEKVVKEFGLKLTPQKFINLVSAHKNGKTTEFAQVIAAYNAYLAEAGALDFDDLIAKALERDFAGKQFRYLHVDEFQDINPAQYELIRRWMGTNGNLFAIGDPDQAIYSFRGAASNCFSRLLGDYPDAEVVRLKENYRSTPEVLSCAMHVISHNAGERALTPMLRSGAPVRLVECASELSEGIFIAKEIAKMTGGLDMLGKGREEKLRSFGEIAVLARTHRQLNAIERCLRHDDIPCVSSAKTDFLEAPEVSGTLAFFASLLSPNEKTLARAAEFVGAENMEALTNAFLPHIKGRPRKVLALWRERMHLSSAAFESLVAAAHYADMREFLDATFLGREGDVLVTEGNAAAGAVRLTTLHGAKGLEFPVVFLSGLTEKALPLETAEGTDIEEERRLFYVGLTRASEELILTCRAPHSLFLPELPASLKKEQAVERPQYQQLSMF
- the lysS gene encoding lysine--tRNA ligase; its protein translation is MYWADKIAEEIIKRNPEKEEYVCAAGISPSGSIHIGNFRDIATSYFVVRALQKKGRKAKLLFSWDNFDRFRKVPANVAAVVGKNAYDKYIGMPYVDIPDPFGVEKNYAEHFQKEFLNSFKAFGIEMCFRSQADEYRGGKYAEQIVFALRHRKEIFSVLDKHRTQDSTEEEKENYYPVNIYCPHCGRDTTKVVSLSEDCTKAHFTCECGYEGDFDFTKDFNCKLPWKVDWPMRWMHEGVDFEPGGKDHASKNGSYDTAKDVSKGIFGYRAPLFQGYEFIGIKGNINVGKMSGSSGLNMTPEFLLKLYQPEVILWLYSKTEPLKAFDFCLSDEILRQYFEFDKCYTAYKNGTANETVARIMENCEVAGRKIDTVPMTQLVELGSVVDFNPDLMEALFTKIGTPYKKEEFAERFAIARFWLKTCAPENEYIINSKRNWKYYRDLDESERAEIKMLHDYLSKGGYTLDSVRDELYAIPKRVFPDAAEDMDRLKGLQSAFFRHVYNLMISRDKGPRLYLYLFAVEAQRYLKLFDFSLPESEDPDAAEEVVAEEEKCESVEEKYVQAPSPVKPQIQLDDFAKLDLRVCKVLSCKAMRKANKLYKIVVHDGMGERTIVSSLADDYTPDELVGRQIVVLVNLAPHKFANEMSEGMLLAAVNEDGTSKVLTAEGAEIGSDVH